The Thalassotalea piscium sequence GTTATGCGGGCCGTATTAAAAATGGCAAAGTCTCTATTAACGCTAAAGAATATCAATTAACACTTAACGCAGGTAATAGTCAGTTACATGGTGGCTTTAAAGGGTTAAATAAACGCTTATGGCAAGCTAGCAAAGCAGTAACCGATTCTAGTGTATGCTTAACACTTAATTATACCAGCCCAGACGGTGAGGAAGGCTTTCCTGGCACGGTAAATTTAACAGTTCAATATACCCTATTCGACAATAACGCATTAGAGATTGAGTATTTTGCAAATACCGATCAAGCAACGATTATTAACCTAACTCAGCACAGTTACTTTAATTTGGCGGGCCATGCTAGTGGTAATATTAACGACCATAAATTAACGTTAAATGCATCACACTTCCTGCCAATGAATGATGAAGTTTACCCAACAGGTGATCTAATGCCTGTGACTGAGACTGTACACGACTTTCGAAAGAGTAAGCGTATTGGTGACGACATAGACAGTAATGACGCGCAAATAATTATTGGAAAAGGTTATGATAATTACTGGTTGCTTAATGATGCAGCTTCAAAATACATTGAATTTTCTGCAATATTAGAAGAACCGAATTCAGGTCGACGAATGACCATTTATACTGATCAGCCTAGCATGATTATATATACAGCAAACTATATCGACGGAAGCCATGCTGGTAAAAACAATGTTCGTTATCAGGCTCGTTCCGCACTTTGCTTAGAGCCTGTAAGAGCTGTTACAAAAGAGTATATTAATGATTTAACGCCAGTAATGCTCCAACCTGATACACCATTTTATAGTAAAACACGTTATCAATTCGATACGATAAAACCAAAAGCTTAACCTAAGCCTAGCTTCTTACGGATATCTATTGTAATTTCCGCAATTTTATTAATATCAGATGGCGCAATAAAAATAGTATCGTCACCTGCTAATGTGCCTAAAATACCAGCAGATTCACCTAAACTATCAAGCATACGTGAAATTAATGGTGCGCCGCCGATACCTGTTTTAACAATAATTTGCATGTTGTTATGCTTCACACTCATAACAACTGACTCGATCGCTTGTTTTGATCTTGGAATAGCTAGCTCGTCGGGAAGAATATAAACCACTTCATTGTTGGTATTTCGCATTTTAACGGCACCAAGCTTAGACAATAAACGTGATATTTTTGCTTGCGACATATTAGCAAAGCCCTGCTCTGCTAATGCATCAGCTAATTGTCCTTGAGAGCCATAACATTGTTCGTGCAACAACGCTTTAAATGCGAAAACTAATTCCGCTTCATTTTTTTTACGCGTAGAGATCATTATCAAAAGCCAATAACTGTTAATTCAGCCTGATTTTACCGAGTTAGTAGGTAATATCCTAGTGATTTTATTTTTCAAATAATTTTTAATTAATAAAAAACCGCCCTTTAGACGGTTTTAATACTAATTGAAAAAGGTAGTAGATTTAGCCGTTGATAAAATCAACACCTTCTTTAATGTCAGCATTAAGTGTTGCTAGCATGTCATTTTTTGCTTTTTCTTCAAATGCACTTAATTTACCGTAAGATAAAATTTCTTCAACACCGTTTTTACCTAAACGCACAGGGTGTGCAAAATAAGAAGCGTCGCCGCCTTCTACCTCAACATAGGCATAATCAACAACACTTTCGCCCTGTAAACCTTTAACTAAAGACATACAAAAACGTGCCGCTGCTGCGCCCATTGATAAAGTGGCTGAACCACCACCGGCTTTAGCATTAACCACTTCAGTGCCCGCGTTTTGAATGCGTGGAGTTAAGGCTGCAACTTCTTCATCAGTAAATTCAACACCTTCAACTTGTGATAATAAAGGTAAGATAGTAGTACCTGAATGACCACCTATAACCGGTACACTTGTTTTTGCTACGTCTAATCCTTTTAATTCCGCAACAAAAGCTTCGCTTCGAATAACATCTAATGTGGTAACACCAAAAACGCGAGCAGCGTCATAAGTGCCTGCTTTTTTAAATACTTCAGCAACAATAGGTACTGTGCCATTTACAGGGTTAGTAATTACACCCACCAATGCCTTAGGACAGTTTGCAGCAATACCTTCAGCTAACGTTTTAATGATACCCGCGTTAACAGCAAATAAATCAGCTCTGTCCATTCCTGGCTTACGAGGCATACCTGCTGGAATAATAACAATATCGGCACCGGTTAACGCTTCAGCTAATGCATCAGCACCATACCCTGCAACTTTAACAGCAGTAGGTATGTGTGATAAATCTACAGCAACACCAGGTACAACGGGTGCAACATCATATAATGATAATTCAGAACCTGCTGGTAATTGAGTTTTTAAGAGTAATGATAACGCTTGACCGATACCGCCTGCGGCACCTAAGACTGCTACTTTCATGGGTTGTCTCCAAAATTTGAGTAAATACGTAAATTTTTGCTGCCCAAAAGATATAGTATCAAGCACCAAAAAACAATTATTATTCATCTGTTATGGCATACAAGGATACCGTATAATTGAATTATTAAAATAATACTATGGTATTATAGCAGGACATTTAAGCAGGTTAGATATACGATTGTAATTCTATAGCGATTAAAAAATTATTCTCGTGCTCTATTTAAGCCTGTCTCATCTAAATTAATAATTAGTGAGTTTTATGACAGTACAACAAAAACAAGAAGCTTTAGTACAAGCCTTTAAAGACCTGCTAAAACAAGAGCATTTTGGCTCTCAGGGTGAAATAGTTGACGCATTAAAAAACGAAGGATTTGATAATATTAGTCAATCTAAAGTTTCGCGTATGCTCAGTAAGTTTGGCGCTGTTCGCACACGTAATGCACGCCAAGATATGGTGTATTGCTTGCCTGCAGAGCTTGGTGTACCAACAGCAAAAAGTCCGCTGAAACAGCTGGTATTAGATATTGAACATAACGACGTTATGATAATTATTCGTACAAGCCCAGGCGCAGCACAGTTAATCGCAAGACTATTAGATAGTTTAAGTAAAAATGATGGTGTGCTTGGCACAATAGCTGGCGATGATACTATTTTTATCGCTCCGACCAAGGTAGCTGAAATTAAGCAAACTATTGCACAACTCGAATTATTATTTTCTAAAAATCTGACGTAACATATAGACCCTAAGGCTTAGGGTCGAGTTAACTATCATCTTCAACTTTCATTAATTCTGCCAATATATTTAAACTTGGCGCAAAAAAAGCAGCACCTGTTTCAGCTTGCGTGTATTTAAGCATATGGTCAAAATTACCATTTTCGTCACCTATTATCATACTTTTCAGCATCAGGTTGAAAGGCTCCGGTGAACGACAGTATGAAACAAAAAATAACCCCTGCAATTTCATATCGCCATAAGGCATACTTTGTCTTAAAATTTCTATGCTTTCTCCCTGCTCATTTTTCAAACTTGTTCGTTTAGTATGAGAAGTATGAGGTTTATTTTCTGAGGTATATTCTTCGTTATCAACTTTAGTACGGGCGAAGACATCCTCTTGCTCTTTGACTTCGAGTGTATTCCAATGATTTAAATTATGGCGATAGCGCTGAATATGTAAATAACTACCACTAGAGAACCTGTCATCGTCTTCAGCATGGACAAGTGCAACATCTCTGCGGTGTCGCCCTTTTGGGTTCTCTGTTCCATCAACAAATCCTGTTAGGTCTCGGCCATCAAGAAATCGAAAACCTCTAATTTGCTCAACTAAATCTACACTGTCAGCCAGTAATGCACAGACTTTACCCGCAACAATATGATTAACGTCTGCGCGGTCACTTCTTACTTCAATATATAAGTCGTAATTCACTGCTGGTGCTATACGATCGTCGCAAGAGACTTCACTAAAAGGCTGTAAATATTTCGGTCTAGCTTGTGGGAAAAGTTCGTCCCAATAGTTTGAACCAATAGCAATTACACCGGTTAAGTTACTTTCTGAAAACCGATCTGCATACTTATCAAATAACGCTGGAAGTCGCGATAATGCTTGACGAATATAGTCATTATTATCATCCAATACATTAAATAATAAATAGTACCCGTGTAAGCTCGGCTCTGCGCAAATACCAAATTGTTCTCTAGCCATTTACAGCTCCTAAAACTAATGCATTACTGCTAATTAGGGTAATTTTACACATTTTTCAACAATTGACAGTAACTGTTTAATTTAAAATAGAAACCTTAACGACGAAAGGGCATAAAATAGGTTACGTAAACTCTGGGTATGCCTCTAAACCACAGTCAGACTTATCAACACCTTCGTATTCTTCCTCTTCACTTACTCTGATCCCCATGGTAACTTTTAGTAACAACCAAACGCTATAGCTTGCAATAAATACCCATGCGAATATGGTGACTGCACCAATAATTTGGCCACTAAAAGTAGCCACTTTATTAGTTATTGGCACAATTAATAAACCAAACAACCCTACGACACCATGAACAGAAATAGCGCCAACAGGATCATCAATTCTTAAGCGATCTAAACCAATAATAGAGACAATAACTAAAAGCCCACCTAGTGCGCCAAACAAGGTTGCTTGCAATGGCGAAGGCGTAGATGGTTCAGCCGTAATTGCAACTAACCCCGCTAACGCACCGTTCAATACCATGGTTAAATCAGCTTTTTTAAATAAAGTTTTGGCTAATATTAATGCTGCTAGTGCACCACCTGCGGCTGCAGCATTAGTATTTACAAACACCGCAGCAATGGTATTAGCGTTGCCAATATCACTTAATTTCAATACTGAACCACCATTAAAACCAAACCAGCCCATCCATAAAATAAATGTTCCTAGTGTCGCTAATGGTAGATTAGCGCCTGGAATAGCATTCACTTTCCCGTTTGCACTATACTTACCATTTCTTGCTCCAAGTAATAATACACCAGACAGCGCAGCTGAAGCACCAGCAAGATGAACAACACCTGAACCCGCAAAATCGGAAAAGCCAAGCTCACTCAATTTATAAAGCCCAAAAACGGTATTATTTCCCCATGTCCAGCTCCCTTCTATCGGATAAATAACTGCTGTTAATACCGCCGTAAAAATTAAGAATGCCCATAGTTTCATTCGCTCAGCGACTGCACCGGATACTATCGACATCGCGGTAGCAACAAAAACCACTTGAAAGAAGAAATCAGATGCTTGTGAATATATAGCATCTCCAGTAAATCCACCTTCACGTTGGCCAAACTGATGTAACGTAGCTTCAAGATCTATCATCGTAATATTATTAAGAAAATAGCCTCCATCGTACATAAGTTCGTAACCACAAGCTAAATACATAGTGCATGAAATAGCATAAAGTGCGACATTCTTAGTGAGAATTTCAGTAGTGTTTTTTGAACGAACCAAACCAGCTTCCAACATTGAGAAACCAGCAGCCATCCACATGACCAAAGCGCCGCAAACAAGAAAATAAAAGGTATCAAGTGCATACTGAAGGTGAAAGATATTTTGTTCCATAACGCCCCCTATAGTGCAGCTAAGTCAGTTTCGCCAGTACGAATACGCAAAGCTTGCTCAAGATTTACGACAAATATTTTTCCATCACCTATTTTACCTGTATAAGCCGATTGAGTTATTGCCAAAATTAAACGTTCAACAGCATCATCTTTTACAGCGATCTCTAATTTTACTTTAGGCAAAAAATCAATTTGATATTCAGCTCCTCGGTAAAGCTCTGTATGGCCTTTTTGTCGGCCAAAACCTTTAACTTCACTGACAGTTAAGCCCTCAACCCCAACTGAAGAAATTGCCTCCCTAACGTCATCAAGTTTAAAGGGTTTAATAATTGCGCTTATTAATTTCATTGATAATCCTTATTAATTATTTAACTGAGGGTCTGTTGATCTTTCAGTTTATAGCAGAGCCTAAAAAGAAAGAGCACCAGACCCTAAGCTAATCAATCAACATGCCAAAATATTTTAACTTTAAATAATAAGAACTTAAGTATTTTACTACTAAGTATAATTTCGAGGTTGCACTTTATTAGTGCTTAAAATGTCTAGCTATGAGCAGATATAGTGCACGCCTAAAAAAGCTTAAAAGAGTATAGATGTATAATATTAAGCAATAAGTACCAAGAGTGCTTAACAGAGCATTAACAAATTTGGTAGAGTATGTCCGTCTTAAACATAAATCAGGAACATAAGATGTTAAATCGATGGATAAAGCAGCCAAGCATAGTAGCAGCTGCGGCATTAATGCTAACTACGTCAGCATATAGCGGCGCAGCAAATGCTGAAAATAAAATAATGAAGGTAACGGAAGTTGAAGGCATCAGTGAGTATAAACTCGCTAATGGTCTTCAAGTATTATTGTTTCCTGATCAAACCAAAGAAACCGTTACAGTAAATGTTACTTATCACGTAGGCTCTAAGCACGAAAACTACGGTGAAACAGGCATGGCACATTTACTTGAGCATTTAGTATTTAAAGGCACGCCAAAACATAAAGACATTCCAGCAGAATTAAGCTCTCATGGTGCTAGACCTAACGGTACAACATGGACTGACCGAACTAATTACTTTGAAACATTTGCAGCAACTGAAAAAAACATTGATTGGGCTTTAGATATGGAAGCCGATCGTATGGTCAATTCGTTTATTGCTAAAAAAGACTTAGACAGTGAAATGACGGTTGTACGAAATGAATTTGAACGTGGTGAAAATAATCCTTTTAGAATTACTTTACAACGCTCAATGGCCGCTGCCTATGAGTGGCATAATTATGGAAAATCAACCATTGGAGCACGCGCTGACTTAGAGAATGTGCCAATTGATCGATTACAAGCCTTCTACCGTAAATATTATCAACCAGATAACGCAACACTTATTGTTGCGGGGAAATTTGATAGTAAAGAAATTCTGAAAAAAATTAATCAAACATTTGGTGAAATTGCCAAGCCAACACGCGTCATTAATCCACTCTATACGCAAGAGCCAGCACAAGATGGTGAAAGAGAAGTTACCGTGCGCCGAGTGGGTGACATTAAACTGTTAACTGCTTTATATCATGTACCAGCAGGCTCTCATCCTGACTTTGCAGCAATAGACGTATTAAATGAAGTGCTCTCTGCCACGCCAAACGGCCGTTTACACAAAGCAGTTGTTGAGAATAAGTTTGCTACCAGTACCGCAGGCTTCAACTTTCAATGGCAAGAGCCAGGAGTGGCTATTTTTGTCGCTCAAGTTGATAAAGATAACAACCTTGCAGATACGAAGAAATCTCTACTTAGTACATTAGAAGGTATCAACACAGCTCCAATTACTGAAGAAGAAGTTGAAAGAGCAAAGCGTACTTTATTAAAAAATATAAACTTATCGTTTAATTCTTCAGAAGGCGTAGCGCTTAACCTAAGTGAATGGTTAGGAATGGGCGATTGGCGCTTACTGTTTTTAAATAGAGATCGTTTAGAGAAGGTAACTGTTGAAGATGTACAACGTGTAGCAACAGCATATTTTGTTCAAAACAATCGTACTTTAGGCAAGTTTATTCCTGCTGAAAATCCAGAGCGTGTTGAAATACCTCAAGTTGAAGATGTAAGTAAAATGCTTGAAGGCTATAAAGGTAGAGAACAAGTTGCACAGGGAGAAGCATTTGACCCTTCTCATGACAATATTGATCAGCGCACAGCAGTATTAACACTAGAAAGTGGTGTTAAAGTTGCTTTATTACCTAAGAAAACTCGTGGTGAATCTGTAGTTGTTAGCTTAAATCTGCAAATGGGTGATGAAAAATCGCTATATGGACTAAACACTGTTGGAAGTGCTGTAGGTGCGTTGTTAATGCGCGGTAGTAAAAACTATACCCGAGAGCAGCTAAAAGAAGCTTTTGATAAGCTTGAATCGCAAGTTCGTGTTGGTGGTGGAAGCGAAAATGCTTACGCATCTATCAATACGACGAAAGCAAACTTGAACGAAACGCTGAAGTTAGTCGCTGAAGTATTACAACAACCAGCCTTTACTGAAAAAGAATTTGATTTATATAAAAGTGAATTAAAGGTAGCAATAGAACAGCAATTACAAGATCCACAGTCGATTGCATTTAGAGCTTACGCACGTCATCAAAGCCCATATCCAAAAGGACACCCAAACTACACACCAACCTATGAAGAAGCTTTGGCTGATTTAGAGTCATTAACATTAGATCAAGTAAAAGACTTTCATCAGAAGTTTTACGGTGCAAACCAAATGCAGGTGACTGTTACTGGTGATTTTGATCAAAAACTTATTACTAAAACATTAGAAGAGATCACTTCAAACTGGCAAAGTAAGGCGACTTATAAACGTGTAGCAAGCCCTTATAAAGCATTAACAGTAGAAGCTTTAAACTTTGACACTCCAGACAAAGAAAATGCGACTTTTGTTGCGTCAGCAAGCTTGCCTGTTGGTGAAAACCATAAAGATGCACCAGCCTTAACACTAGGCAATTATATGCTAGGTGGTGGCTTCTTAAATAGTCGCTTAGCTACACGCTTACGCCAAAAAGATGGGTTAAGCTATGGCGCAGGTTCATTTCTAAACTTAAGCGCACAAGATCAACGTGCAGCTCTAGGGGCGTACGCAATTTGTGCCCCACAAAACTTGGACAAAGTAGAGCTTGGTTTTAAAGAAGAGATTGAACGTTTAATTAAAGATGGATTTACTGAAGAAGAAGTAGCAAGCGCTAAGTCAGGTATGTTACAAGGTCGTAAAGTAAGCCGCTCGCAAGATAGAGAACTTGCTGGTAAGTTAAATAGTAACCTACGTTTAGAACGCACTATGCAGTTTAGTAAAAAGTATGAGCAAGCAATTGAACAGTTAACTGTTGATGATGTTAACAAAGTAATACGTCGTTACCTTTCAGTTGACGCTTTTACTATTATTAAAGCCGGTGATATGAGTAAAGTTGAAAAGTAGTAAAATAAAACGAAAAACGCTTGCCTGGGCAAGCGTTTTTTTTAATACATTAGGCTAAAATAAAAGAGAAATTCAACCAATTAATGCCATATTTTCCACAGTGCAGTAACGTACTAGTAAATCATTGCAGAACCAGGGTTTAGTACCGCTAAAATACCTAATCGTTCCAAATCACAAAATTCATTTGCTTCTTTAATAAGTGCTTTGTCTATACCAACTTCCGCTAATTTATCTGGAGAAATTAAGTGCTCTTGCTTAATATCACTACACTGATAATTGGCTAACATTACTCTTTTCGCTAAATATAAAAGCTTGGTTTCTGCTGTACTAAACTCAAAGTCGTCTTTATTTTGGTAACGGATCGGTTCCACAATACTAAAGGGAAGCTGCCACTCTTTCAGCAGTTCTGCACTCATCTCAGCATAGGTAAAATCAAATACTGCTTGCTGCTTCTGCCAAGGTAATTGACCAGAAGATAAA is a genomic window containing:
- a CDS encoding aldose epimerase family protein, encoding MKSTNLTEGNKITEKPFGHLSSGEAVQLFELTNRSGTKISISNYGAIIVSLSVIDNSGEFDDIVLGYSSAEDYENDTYYLGGVIGRYAGRIKNGKVSINAKEYQLTLNAGNSQLHGGFKGLNKRLWQASKAVTDSSVCLTLNYTSPDGEEGFPGTVNLTVQYTLFDNNALEIEYFANTDQATIINLTQHSYFNLAGHASGNINDHKLTLNASHFLPMNDEVYPTGDLMPVTETVHDFRKSKRIGDDIDSNDAQIIIGKGYDNYWLLNDAASKYIEFSAILEEPNSGRRMTIYTDQPSMIIYTANYIDGSHAGKNNVRYQARSALCLEPVRAVTKEYINDLTPVMLQPDTPFYSKTRYQFDTIKPKA
- the argR gene encoding transcriptional regulator ArgR, translating into MSTRKKNEAELVFAFKALLHEQCYGSQGQLADALAEQGFANMSQAKISRLLSKLGAVKMRNTNNEVVYILPDELAIPRSKQAIESVVMSVKHNNMQIIVKTGIGGAPLISRMLDSLGESAGILGTLAGDDTIFIAPSDINKIAEITIDIRKKLGLG
- the mdh gene encoding malate dehydrogenase; translation: MKVAVLGAAGGIGQALSLLLKTQLPAGSELSLYDVAPVVPGVAVDLSHIPTAVKVAGYGADALAEALTGADIVIIPAGMPRKPGMDRADLFAVNAGIIKTLAEGIAANCPKALVGVITNPVNGTVPIVAEVFKKAGTYDAARVFGVTTLDVIRSEAFVAELKGLDVAKTSVPVIGGHSGTTILPLLSQVEGVEFTDEEVAALTPRIQNAGTEVVNAKAGGGSATLSMGAAAARFCMSLVKGLQGESVVDYAYVEVEGGDASYFAHPVRLGKNGVEEILSYGKLSAFEEKAKNDMLATLNADIKEGVDFING
- the argR gene encoding transcriptional regulator ArgR is translated as MTVQQKQEALVQAFKDLLKQEHFGSQGEIVDALKNEGFDNISQSKVSRMLSKFGAVRTRNARQDMVYCLPAELGVPTAKSPLKQLVLDIEHNDVMIIIRTSPGAAQLIARLLDSLSKNDGVLGTIAGDDTIFIAPTKVAEIKQTIAQLELLFSKNLT
- a CDS encoding Dyp-type peroxidase, yielding MAREQFGICAEPSLHGYYLLFNVLDDNNDYIRQALSRLPALFDKYADRFSESNLTGVIAIGSNYWDELFPQARPKYLQPFSEVSCDDRIAPAVNYDLYIEVRSDRADVNHIVAGKVCALLADSVDLVEQIRGFRFLDGRDLTGFVDGTENPKGRHRRDVALVHAEDDDRFSSGSYLHIQRYRHNLNHWNTLEVKEQEDVFARTKVDNEEYTSENKPHTSHTKRTSLKNEQGESIEILRQSMPYGDMKLQGLFFVSYCRSPEPFNLMLKSMIIGDENGNFDHMLKYTQAETGAAFFAPSLNILAELMKVEDDS
- a CDS encoding ammonium transporter, whose translation is MEQNIFHLQYALDTFYFLVCGALVMWMAAGFSMLEAGLVRSKNTTEILTKNVALYAISCTMYLACGYELMYDGGYFLNNITMIDLEATLHQFGQREGGFTGDAIYSQASDFFFQVVFVATAMSIVSGAVAERMKLWAFLIFTAVLTAVIYPIEGSWTWGNNTVFGLYKLSELGFSDFAGSGVVHLAGASAALSGVLLLGARNGKYSANGKVNAIPGANLPLATLGTFILWMGWFGFNGGSVLKLSDIGNANTIAAVFVNTNAAAAGGALAALILAKTLFKKADLTMVLNGALAGLVAITAEPSTPSPLQATLFGALGGLLVIVSIIGLDRLRIDDPVGAISVHGVVGLFGLLIVPITNKVATFSGQIIGAVTIFAWVFIASYSVWLLLKVTMGIRVSEEEEYEGVDKSDCGLEAYPEFT
- the glnK gene encoding P-II family nitrogen regulator, which translates into the protein MKLISAIIKPFKLDDVREAISSVGVEGLTVSEVKGFGRQKGHTELYRGAEYQIDFLPKVKLEIAVKDDAVERLILAITQSAYTGKIGDGKIFVVNLEQALRIRTGETDLAAL
- a CDS encoding M16 family metallopeptidase, giving the protein MLNRWIKQPSIVAAAALMLTTSAYSGAANAENKIMKVTEVEGISEYKLANGLQVLLFPDQTKETVTVNVTYHVGSKHENYGETGMAHLLEHLVFKGTPKHKDIPAELSSHGARPNGTTWTDRTNYFETFAATEKNIDWALDMEADRMVNSFIAKKDLDSEMTVVRNEFERGENNPFRITLQRSMAAAYEWHNYGKSTIGARADLENVPIDRLQAFYRKYYQPDNATLIVAGKFDSKEILKKINQTFGEIAKPTRVINPLYTQEPAQDGEREVTVRRVGDIKLLTALYHVPAGSHPDFAAIDVLNEVLSATPNGRLHKAVVENKFATSTAGFNFQWQEPGVAIFVAQVDKDNNLADTKKSLLSTLEGINTAPITEEEVERAKRTLLKNINLSFNSSEGVALNLSEWLGMGDWRLLFLNRDRLEKVTVEDVQRVATAYFVQNNRTLGKFIPAENPERVEIPQVEDVSKMLEGYKGREQVAQGEAFDPSHDNIDQRTAVLTLESGVKVALLPKKTRGESVVVSLNLQMGDEKSLYGLNTVGSAVGALLMRGSKNYTREQLKEAFDKLESQVRVGGGSENAYASINTTKANLNETLKLVAEVLQQPAFTEKEFDLYKSELKVAIEQQLQDPQSIAFRAYARHQSPYPKGHPNYTPTYEEALADLESLTLDQVKDFHQKFYGANQMQVTVTGDFDQKLITKTLEEITSNWQSKATYKRVASPYKALTVEALNFDTPDKENATFVASASLPVGENHKDAPALTLGNYMLGGGFLNSRLATRLRQKDGLSYGAGSFLNLSAQDQRAALGAYAICAPQNLDKVELGFKEEIERLIKDGFTEEEVASAKSGMLQGRKVSRSQDRELAGKLNSNLRLERTMQFSKKYEQAIEQLTVDDVNKVIRRYLSVDAFTIIKAGDMSKVEK